A genomic segment from Patescibacteria group bacterium encodes:
- a CDS encoding ribonuclease J, whose amino-acid sequence MEKLRIIPIGGLEEVGKNCTVFEQIKENNVPGDIVVVDMGLDFPGPDMPGVDYILPDISYLRKNKKRIKGLVITHGHLDHIGAIHHLIKEIGNPKIYASKLAIGFIRFYLKEFKIDNVNLVEILDDQSFSLGSFEITPFHVVHNIPDSFALIIKTKFISIFHTGDFKLDKNPADQTPMNMKRLKQISRQGVDLYMADSTNANIDGTTTPEKEVGRVIDSIVQQSKSRIIFTTFSTLISRISQVIESCKKYNRKIVVVGFSIKKSIVIAERLGFLKIPNGLIKEVKDIKSIPDKNLLILATGAQGEERSAMSNIARGEHRLVRIKKGDTVVFSSSTIPGNELSVHRVINGLVSQGAEIIYRRMLGLGVHSSGHAFGKDLSKMLKIIRPNFFIPVHGEPYMRSTHIKLAKQNNIRESNCFMLKNGSIFEIDEIKNARILSKEISLTSPVVEGKNIKIISPEIIKQRKIMAEAGICIVSISYGKKKNSRNVKVNFLGLSADKQIIMETKQKANALTKKHGTDKKSKEKIALSLSDFILNKTGKKPLVIIV is encoded by the coding sequence ATGGAAAAATTAAGAATAATTCCAATCGGAGGATTGGAAGAAGTTGGCAAGAATTGTACTGTTTTTGAGCAGATAAAAGAAAACAATGTCCCTGGAGATATTGTTGTAGTTGACATGGGATTGGATTTTCCAGGCCCTGATATGCCAGGGGTGGATTATATTCTGCCAGATATAAGTTATTTAAGAAAAAACAAAAAACGAATTAAGGGGTTGGTAATAACCCATGGCCACTTGGATCACATTGGGGCAATTCATCACTTAATAAAAGAAATAGGCAATCCAAAAATATATGCTAGCAAATTAGCGATTGGCTTCATAAGATTTTATTTAAAAGAATTTAAAATAGATAATGTTAATTTGGTTGAGATTCTTGATGACCAATCATTCTCATTGGGGTCTTTTGAAATTACACCATTTCATGTTGTCCATAATATTCCAGATAGTTTTGCCTTGATTATAAAAACAAAATTTATTAGTATTTTTCATACAGGTGATTTTAAGCTAGATAAAAACCCAGCTGATCAAACACCAATGAATATGAAAAGATTAAAGCAAATTAGTAGGCAGGGAGTTGATTTATATATGGCAGATAGTACTAATGCAAATATAGATGGCACAACCACTCCTGAAAAAGAAGTTGGCAGAGTAATTGATTCAATTGTTCAACAGTCAAAATCAAGGATAATTTTTACAACTTTTTCAACTTTGATAAGTCGCATTTCTCAGGTAATTGAATCCTGTAAAAAATACAATAGAAAAATAGTTGTAGTTGGATTTTCAATTAAAAAAAGTATTGTCATTGCGGAAAGATTAGGGTTTTTAAAGATTCCCAATGGACTAATAAAAGAAGTTAAGGATATTAAAAGTATTCCTGATAAAAACTTGCTAATTCTAGCTACGGGAGCGCAAGGCGAAGAAAGGTCAGCCATGTCAAATATTGCCAGAGGAGAACACAGGTTAGTGCGAATAAAAAAAGGAGATACAGTTGTTTTCTCATCTTCAACCATTCCAGGCAATGAATTATCTGTTCACAGGGTTATCAACGGATTAGTTTCTCAGGGAGCAGAAATAATCTATAGAAGAATGTTAGGATTAGGTGTTCATAGTTCAGGACATGCTTTTGGTAAGGATTTATCAAAAATGTTGAAAATTATTAGGCCAAATTTTTTTATTCCAGTTCACGGAGAACCATATATGAGGTCAACTCATATTAAATTAGCTAAACAAAACAATATCAGGGAATCAAATTGTTTTATGCTTAAAAATGGCAGTATTTTTGAAATAGATGAAATTAAAAATGCCAGAATATTAAGCAAGGAAATTTCGTTAACATCTCCGGTTGTGGAAGGGAAAAACATTAAGATTATAAGTCCTGAAATAATAAAGCAACGCAAAATCATGGCAGAGGCAGGCATTTGTATTGTTTCAATCTCTTATGGAAAAAAGAAAAATTCGCGTAATGTTAAGGTTAACTTTCTTGGTTTGTCGGCAGACAAGCAAATAATAATGGAAACAAAACAAAAAGCTAATGCGCTCACAAAGAAACATGGCACAGACAAAAAGTCAAAAGAAAAAATAGCTTTAAGTTTAAGTGATTTTATATTAAACAAAACAGGCAAAAAACCACTTGTTATTATTGTTTAA
- a CDS encoding acylphosphatase, whose translation MNKQSVIIFRGIVQGVFLRLNIQKLALKLGLVGWVKNELDGSVKVKVQGPEQNIKQLIQLINQGLGAAKIDNFEVDWENELVNFKNFSIKY comes from the coding sequence ATGAACAAACAATCAGTGATTATATTTAGAGGAATTGTGCAAGGAGTTTTTCTTCGCTTAAATATTCAAAAATTAGCTTTAAAGCTGGGGCTGGTTGGTTGGGTAAAAAATGAGTTAGATGGGTCGGTTAAAGTAAAAGTACAAGGACCAGAACAAAATATCAAGCAATTGATTCAATTAATTAATCAAGGGCTGGGGGCTGCTAAAATAGATAATTTTGAAGTTGATTGGGAGAATGAATTAGTTAATTTTAAAAATTTTAGTATTAAATATTAA
- a CDS encoding MBL fold metallo-hydrolase produces the protein MKIKTLVVGSFEANCYLFSSGNELIVIDPGDETKRILDEINKTGKSLKQIIHTHYHFDHTLKSDEVKQATGADVLIHQQEKDFIDFNVDRFLKNDEIITIGSQSLKIIHTPGHTLGSICLLGDDFIFTGDTLFEYGYGRFDLPGGDEQSLKKSLRYLELILRQDMMIYPGHGVPFKYKKNEQTISDYI, from the coding sequence ATGAAAATTAAAACATTAGTCGTAGGGAGCTTTGAAGCAAATTGTTATTTATTTTCATCTGGCAATGAATTAATTGTTATTGACCCAGGGGATGAAACAAAGAGGATTTTGGATGAGATTAATAAAACTGGCAAATCATTGAAACAGATTATTCATACTCATTATCACTTTGATCACACTTTGAAAAGTGATGAAGTAAAACAAGCTACTGGAGCAGATGTTTTAATTCATCAACAAGAAAAAGATTTTATTGATTTTAATGTAGACAGGTTTTTAAAAAATGATGAAATCATCACAATTGGGAGTCAGTCTTTAAAAATAATCCATACTCCGGGTCATACTTTGGGAAGCATTTGCTTGTTAGGAGATGACTTTATTTTTACGGGTGATACTTTGTTTGAATATGGCTATGGCAGATTTGATTTGCCAGGTGGAGATGAACAATCCCTGAAAAAGTCGCTTAGATATTTGGAATTAATCTTAAGGCAAGATATGATGATTTATCCTGGCCATGGTGTGCCATTTAAGTATAAAAAAAATGAACAAACAATCAGTGATTATATTTAG
- a CDS encoding metallophosphoesterase, with the protein MILFILILFFLLYYVLIFEPYNFKNKKISITIKNLPDSFANTRLVQISDLHSKRFGRKEKKLLKRLKKISPDYIFITGDIIDYKTRHLEEIIPFWQRLAKQHQYKVFCVLGNHSHANTSINVHLFIQTLKKTGIDVLINNNRELKQKHKSIWLIGVDDPHTRHDDFQLASQGISKQAVKILLAHSPEILRDIKSKQVDLILTGHTHGGQVRIPFVPSFWIPSIYRSKYDRGLFIVKKMFLYVNQGIGEAALPIRFNCSPEITIIKLKNEN; encoded by the coding sequence ATGATACTATTCATATTGATTTTATTTTTTTTATTATATTATGTTCTTATATTTGAGCCATATAATTTTAAAAATAAAAAAATATCAATAACTATAAAAAATCTACCAGATTCATTTGCTAATACAAGACTTGTTCAAATTAGTGACTTACATTCTAAAAGATTTGGCAGAAAAGAAAAAAAATTATTAAAAAGATTAAAAAAGATATCTCCAGATTATATTTTTATTACAGGAGATATTATTGATTATAAAACAAGGCATTTGGAAGAAATTATTCCTTTTTGGCAGAGATTAGCAAAGCAACATCAATATAAAGTTTTTTGCGTACTAGGAAATCACTCTCATGCCAATACCTCAATTAATGTCCATTTATTTATACAGACATTAAAAAAAACAGGGATAGATGTTTTAATTAATAACAATAGGGAGTTAAAGCAAAAACATAAATCCATTTGGTTGATTGGGGTTGATGACCCACATACCAGGCATGACGATTTTCAATTGGCTAGCCAAGGCATTAGCAAGCAGGCAGTTAAAATACTTTTAGCACATTCTCCTGAAATACTTAGAGACATTAAATCTAAACAAGTGGATTTGATTTTGACAGGGCATACGCATGGTGGACAAGTGAGAATTCCATTTGTGCCCAGTTTTTGGATACCAAGCATATATCGAAGCAAATATGATAGGGGATTATTTATAGTCAAAAAAATGTTTCTATATGTTAATCAGGGTATTGGAGAGGCTGCCTTGCCTATTAGGTTTAATTGTTCGCCTGAAATAACTATAATTAAATTAAAAAATGAAAATTAA
- a CDS encoding MFS transporter yields the protein MANQTIKTYLLITAASELLIGLHAAIYVTYLMSNDLSLLQVSLVNFFFMLSVFVLEIPTGAIADIFGRKFSFVLSNIICGAGFLVYSLSESFTGFVASEIIIALGLVLSSGAFKAWMVDSLNFYQWEGKLINVFKLEGRIGSIASMAGGLIGAYLGVQNLAMPFAIAGTGFLILAITTFALVKEEYFVHKKRKDINLWNNIRQISSASIKYGLKHQVVFLIVSVTVVFTLGFQALNMYWQPWFTPHISGSQYLGYIWVGIIFCKMLGIEMVGYFEKRVPNFKIGYLVIGTSVGTMIMLSAIPFLKISIIAFILHEVIRGLSQPYTNTMIQENITSSANRATIDSFISMMRTGAAGIGLLLAGILSNAYGISITWMISGIIIIVLTPVAMIINGHD from the coding sequence ATGGCTAATCAAACTATCAAAACATACCTATTAATCACAGCTGCATCAGAATTGTTGATAGGATTGCATGCTGCAATCTATGTCACTTACTTAATGAGTAATGATTTGAGCTTATTACAAGTAAGTTTAGTCAACTTTTTCTTCATGCTGTCTGTCTTTGTTCTTGAAATACCAACCGGCGCGATTGCTGATATATTTGGAAGGAAATTTTCTTTTGTTCTTTCAAATATTATCTGTGGAGCAGGCTTTCTAGTATATAGCCTATCTGAAAGTTTCACTGGATTTGTTGCATCTGAAATCATCATAGCGTTAGGATTGGTGCTATCATCAGGAGCATTTAAGGCTTGGATGGTGGATTCCCTCAATTTTTATCAATGGGAAGGCAAGTTGATAAATGTATTCAAGCTTGAAGGAAGAATTGGCAGCATCGCTAGTATGGCTGGTGGATTAATCGGAGCATATCTTGGCGTGCAAAACCTGGCAATGCCGTTTGCAATTGCTGGAACAGGTTTTCTCATTTTAGCTATCACTACCTTTGCGTTAGTAAAAGAAGAATACTTTGTTCACAAGAAAAGGAAAGATATAAATCTCTGGAATAATATCAGGCAAATCTCGAGCGCTAGCATAAAATACGGGCTAAAACACCAAGTCGTGTTCTTGATAGTTAGTGTGACAGTTGTTTTCACTCTAGGATTTCAAGCATTAAACATGTACTGGCAACCTTGGTTTACCCCTCATATCTCAGGCAGTCAATATCTTGGCTATATCTGGGTTGGCATAATTTTCTGTAAGATGCTTGGAATAGAAATGGTTGGTTATTTTGAAAAAAGAGTTCCAAATTTTAAGATAGGGTATCTTGTTATCGGAACAAGCGTTGGCACGATGATTATGTTGTCAGCCATACCTTTTCTCAAAATATCAATAATAGCCTTTATCTTACATGAAGTAATAAGAGGGTTATCACAGCCATACACAAATACAATGATTCAAGAGAACATAACCTCGTCAGCCAATCGAGCCACCATTGATTCCTTTATTTCAATGATGAGAACTGGGGCGGCTGGAATTGGACTACTCTTAGCTGGAATCTTGTCCAATGCTTATGGAATCAGCATCACTTGGATGATATCTGGAATAATCATAATTGTATTAACGCCTGTTGCCATGATAATAAACGGCCATGACTAA
- the rplL gene encoding 50S ribosomal protein L7/L12, which produces MADEKKQEKKEESKETKKVKIPSKFKSIVEEIEKMSAIDLSELVKILEEKFNVSAQAPVAMAGPAVAAVGEEDDKEEQTSFNVELIEVGESKISVIKAIREFVSIGLKEAKDLTDNVPAVVKEGANKEDADKMKETLEKAGAKVALK; this is translated from the coding sequence ATGGCAGACGAAAAAAAACAAGAAAAAAAAGAAGAATCAAAAGAAACTAAAAAAGTAAAAATTCCTAGTAAATTTAAAAGCATTGTTGAAGAAATTGAGAAAATGAGTGCAATTGATTTGTCAGAATTAGTAAAAATTTTGGAAGAAAAATTTAATGTTTCTGCTCAAGCTCCAGTAGCAATGGCAGGACCAGCAGTGGCTGCAGTAGGAGAAGAAGATGACAAAGAAGAGCAAACAAGTTTTAATGTTGAATTAATAGAAGTGGGAGAGAGTAAAATTTCAGTTATTAAGGCAATTAGAGAGTTTGTTTCAATTGGGTTAAAAGAAGCTAAAGATTTAACAGACAATGTTCCAGCAGTTGTGAAAGAAGGAGCCAACAAGGAAGATGCTGATAAAATGAAAGAAACTTTAGAAAAGGCTGGCGCCAAGGTTGCTTTAAAGTAG
- a CDS encoding 50S ribosomal protein L10, producing the protein MAKTIQQKAGIIKELEDKLNKTKNFVLIDYYGIKANDINNLRQLLKNSSCEYLVTKKTLLQKAIKRIGLDVNLKEINGGFGIILNNEDEIEPARAAINLSKKYKSLNIHGGVFNSELVDVAKIKELASIPTKEILLSQLANIIQAPVRGFASVLNGNMRNLVYVLSSIKN; encoded by the coding sequence ATGGCAAAAACAATACAACAAAAAGCAGGTATTATTAAAGAATTGGAAGACAAATTAAATAAGACAAAAAATTTTGTTTTAATTGATTATTATGGAATAAAGGCAAATGATATTAATAATTTGAGACAATTGTTAAAAAATAGTTCTTGTGAATATTTGGTAACAAAAAAAACACTTTTACAAAAAGCAATTAAGAGGATAGGGCTTGATGTTAACTTAAAAGAAATTAACGGTGGTTTTGGCATTATCTTGAACAATGAAGATGAAATAGAGCCGGCTAGAGCAGCTATTAATCTTTCTAAAAAGTATAAATCATTGAATATTCATGGAGGTGTATTTAACTCAGAGTTGGTTGATGTGGCTAAAATTAAAGAATTGGCCAGTATTCCGACCAAGGAAATTTTGTTATCACAATTAGCAAACATAATACAAGCCCCTGTTAGAGGGTTTGCTTCTGTATTAAATGGCAATATGAGAAATCTGGTTTATGTGCTATCATCTATAAAAAATTAA
- a CDS encoding UMP kinase: MENKKRIILSLGGSLVVPGDIDVSFLKKFRKFILGLLSQGYKIVIIVGGGNTSRKYNAAARKITKPKNIDLDWLGIASTRVNAELVRVLLAKHAYKDVLSDPSSLPSRISKPLVIACGWKPGCSTDKDAVLWADSFKAKEIINLSDIDFVYDKDPDKYKQAKPIRNINWTDFLKIVGTKWSPRKSAPFGPLASKIAQQLGLRVIILNGQKINNFKNYLQGNQFKGTIIE, from the coding sequence ATGGAAAATAAAAAAAGAATAATTTTGTCTTTAGGAGGGTCTTTGGTTGTGCCAGGAGATATTGATGTTAGTTTTTTGAAAAAATTTAGGAAATTCATTTTAGGATTATTAAGCCAGGGATATAAAATTGTCATCATTGTTGGAGGAGGGAATACTAGTAGAAAATATAATGCTGCGGCAAGAAAAATAACCAAACCAAAGAACATTGACTTGGATTGGTTGGGAATTGCTTCTACTAGAGTAAACGCAGAATTAGTCAGAGTTCTTTTGGCTAAACATGCTTATAAAGATGTTTTAAGCGACCCAAGTTCATTGCCATCCAGGATTTCAAAGCCATTAGTAATTGCTTGTGGCTGGAAACCAGGTTGTTCGACTGACAAAGATGCTGTTTTATGGGCAGATAGTTTCAAGGCAAAGGAGATTATTAATTTAAGTGATATTGACTTTGTTTATGATAAAGACCCAGATAAATATAAGCAGGCCAAGCCAATTAGAAATATTAACTGGACGGATTTTTTGAAAATTGTTGGGACAAAGTGGTCGCCAAGGAAATCAGCTCCATTTGGTCCGTTGGCTTCAAAAATTGCTCAGCAGCTCGGCTTAAGGGTTATTATTTTAAATGGCCAGAAAATCAATAATTTCAAAAATTATTTACAAGGCAATCAATTTAAAGGAACAATCATAGAATAG
- the argS gene encoding arginine--tRNA ligase, with the protein MNEIKQDIISIIKKSLALPSNFEYKFEIPPDINLGDICLSCFVLAKIIKKSPAKCAADLSLKINKQIKANKKTLLIRTENKGPYLNFFIDKEKWFKLTVQAINKAKQKFGNAKVGKDRRILIEYSAPNTNKPQHLGHLRNNFIGMAMANFYFATGYDVVKINLINDRGIHICKSMLAYDNWGENKTPESTKTKGDHFVGKYYALFEKMAIKNPELLDQAQEILEKWEAGDQRIILLWQKMNKWALDGIKETYQRIGVSFDKWYFESDIYKLGRQTILKALKKGLCYQREDKAIEIDLIKDNLDKKVLIRPNQTTVYLTQDIALAQKKYKDFTPHKSIYVVASEQDYYFKVLFRVLEIFGFKWAQDCEHLSYGMVFLPEGKMKSRQGIVIDADDIIDKMNQLAKTEVLKRNPDITPIDVSKRADKIALAALKFFFLKFSPKHSVNFNPVESISFEGDTGPYVLYTYARIKSIIRKDKPADEEIMKKIDYSLLKNKQEIELLKLLSLFEDTIAKARQEHNTGILANYLLKISQKFNEFYHQHKVLKAGFEVKKARIELILAVAHVIKKGLILLGIDTLEKM; encoded by the coding sequence ATGAATGAAATCAAGCAAGACATTATTAGTATTATAAAAAAATCATTGGCCCTGCCAAGTAATTTTGAATATAAGTTTGAAATTCCCCCTGATATTAATTTGGGGGATATTTGTTTATCTTGTTTTGTTTTGGCAAAAATTATCAAGAAGTCACCAGCAAAATGTGCAGCAGATTTGTCATTAAAAATAAACAAGCAAATTAAAGCAAATAAAAAGACACTTTTAATTAGGACTGAAAACAAGGGGCCTTATTTGAATTTTTTTATTGATAAAGAAAAATGGTTTAAGTTGACTGTTCAGGCCATCAACAAGGCTAAGCAAAAATTTGGTAATGCCAAAGTAGGCAAAGACAGGAGGATTTTAATTGAGTATTCAGCCCCCAATACTAATAAACCGCAACACTTAGGGCATTTAAGGAATAATTTCATTGGCATGGCAATGGCTAATTTTTATTTTGCTACTGGTTATGATGTTGTTAAAATTAACTTGATTAATGACAGGGGGATACATATTTGTAAATCAATGCTTGCTTATGATAATTGGGGGGAAAACAAAACCCCTGAATCAACTAAAACAAAAGGCGATCATTTTGTGGGAAAATATTATGCTTTATTTGAAAAAATGGCTATTAAAAATCCAGAATTATTAGATCAGGCACAGGAAATACTTGAAAAATGGGAGGCAGGGGACCAGAGAATTATATTATTATGGCAAAAAATGAATAAATGGGCTTTGGATGGTATTAAAGAAACATATCAAAGAATTGGAGTAAGTTTTGATAAATGGTATTTTGAAAGTGATATTTATAAATTAGGAAGACAAACTATTTTAAAAGCATTAAAAAAAGGACTTTGTTATCAGCGAGAGGACAAGGCAATTGAAATAGACTTGATAAAAGATAATCTTGACAAAAAGGTCTTGATAAGACCGAACCAGACAACTGTTTATTTGACGCAAGACATTGCTTTGGCTCAAAAAAAATACAAGGATTTTACTCCTCATAAGTCAATTTATGTGGTTGCTTCAGAACAAGATTATTATTTTAAAGTTTTATTTAGAGTTTTAGAAATATTTGGATTTAAGTGGGCTCAAGATTGCGAGCATCTTTCTTATGGCATGGTTTTTTTGCCAGAAGGCAAAATGAAATCAAGGCAAGGGATTGTGATTGATGCTGATGATATTATTGATAAAATGAACCAACTGGCCAAGACAGAGGTTTTGAAAAGAAATCCTGATATCACGCCGATAGATGTTTCTAAAAGAGCAGACAAAATTGCTCTGGCAGCTTTAAAATTTTTCTTTCTTAAGTTTTCGCCCAAACATAGTGTTAATTTTAATCCAGTAGAATCAATTTCTTTTGAAGGTGACACCGGACCATATGTCTTATACACTTATGCTAGAATAAAATCAATAATCAGAAAAGATAAACCAGCTGATGAAGAAATAATGAAAAAAATTGATTATTCTTTATTAAAAAACAAACAAGAAATAGAATTATTAAAATTATTATCTTTATTTGAAGATACTATTGCTAAAGCAAGACAAGAACATAATACAGGCATTTTGGCAAATTATTTATTAAAAATATCACAAAAGTTTAACGAGTTTTATCATCAGCATAAAGTATTAAAAGCAGGATTTGAAGTAAAAAAAGCGCGGATAGAGTTAATCTTGGCCGTAGCACATGTTATTAAAAAAGGGTTAATTTTGCTGGGCATAGACACTTTAGAAAAAATGTAA
- the gap gene encoding type I glyceraldehyde-3-phosphate dehydrogenase, whose amino-acid sequence MMIKIAINGFGRIGRASFRIALKSDKVEVVAINDLVDNKTLAHLLKYDSVYGKFDGQVDFNDDNLYINNKQIPVSSVKDPSDLPWKKLGIDIVLESTGKFNTKELANKHIKAGAKRVILSAPPKDEFIPIFVLGVNEAKLDFKNDIIISNGSCTTNCIAPVLKILNKELEILNSFFTTIHAYTSSQKIIDLPHKDLRRARAADLNIIPTTTGASKSVIAVLPELATKLHGLAVRVPVPIVSLVDIVCLVNQSTTIDNINNVLKNASEQKMKGIIDVSYEPLVSSDFIANPYSVIIDGLATNVNDNLIKLILWYDNEYGYASRYVEMAEYVGRHIS is encoded by the coding sequence ATTATGATTAAAATAGCTATAAATGGATTTGGGAGAATTGGCAGAGCTAGTTTTCGCATTGCCCTTAAATCAGACAAAGTAGAAGTGGTAGCAATTAATGATTTAGTTGATAACAAAACCTTGGCTCATCTTTTGAAATATGATTCTGTTTATGGGAAATTTGATGGTCAAGTAGATTTTAATGATGATAATCTTTATATTAATAATAAGCAAATTCCGGTTTCAAGTGTCAAAGATCCATCTGATTTGCCTTGGAAAAAGCTAGGCATTGATATTGTTTTAGAAAGCACAGGCAAATTTAACACAAAAGAATTGGCCAACAAACATATTAAAGCTGGAGCTAAAAGAGTTATTTTATCAGCTCCTCCTAAAGATGAATTCATCCCTATTTTTGTTTTAGGGGTAAATGAAGCTAAGCTTGATTTTAAAAATGATATTATTATTTCAAATGGTTCTTGTACTACTAATTGCATTGCTCCGGTTTTGAAGATTTTAAATAAAGAACTTGAAATTCTTAATTCATTTTTTACAACTATTCATGCTTATACAAGTAGTCAAAAAATAATAGATTTACCACATAAAGACTTGCGTAGAGCTAGAGCAGCTGATTTAAATATAATTCCAACCACTACTGGAGCTAGCAAGTCAGTAATTGCTGTTTTACCAGAATTAGCCACCAAACTGCACGGCCTGGCAGTTAGGGTGCCAGTGCCAATTGTTTCTTTAGTTGACATTGTTTGTCTGGTTAACCAATCAACCACAATTGATAATATTAATAATGTATTAAAAAATGCTAGTGAGCAAAAAATGAAAGGCATTATAGATGTTAGTTATGAACCACTTGTTTCTTCTGACTTTATAGCCAATCCATATTCGGTCATAATAGATGGATTGGCAACTAATGTAAATGACAATTTAATAAAATTAATTTTATGGTATGACAATGAATATGGTTATGCTAGTAGGTATGTTGAGATGGCAGAATATGTTGGTAGACACATTTCTTAA
- a CDS encoding DJ-1/PfpI family protein yields MKKFKFKFVFIYVILILVIIFSYIYFQNNQDNNPMSIKQNLKKVLLIIADKGFQDIEYQDTRAALEQGNVDVFVASLNGGQATGKFGTELEVDGKIEDINNIDEFKAIIFIGGPGAVDYVDNLLVNNLINQANNKQKIIGAICIAPTILAKAGILKGKQATVWSDELNKDAIEILEQAEAEYIDEPMVIHGNIITANGPAVAFDFGKKIIENLK; encoded by the coding sequence ATGAAAAAATTTAAATTTAAATTTGTGTTTATTTATGTTATACTAATATTAGTAATAATTTTTTCATATATTTATTTTCAAAATAATCAAGACAACAATCCCATGTCCATCAAACAAAATTTAAAAAAAGTTTTGCTAATCATCGCTGATAAAGGGTTCCAAGATATTGAATATCAAGATACTAGAGCAGCTCTTGAGCAAGGTAATGTTGATGTTTTTGTGGCTAGCCTTAATGGTGGTCAAGCAACTGGAAAATTTGGAACTGAGTTAGAAGTTGATGGAAAAATTGAAGATATTAACAATATAGATGAATTTAAAGCAATTATATTTATTGGTGGACCAGGAGCAGTAGATTATGTTGATAATTTATTAGTTAACAATTTAATAAATCAGGCTAACAATAAGCAGAAAATTATTGGAGCAATTTGTATTGCCCCTACAATTTTAGCTAAAGCAGGCATATTAAAAGGCAAGCAAGCGACTGTTTGGTCTGATGAATTAAACAAGGATGCTATTGAAATATTAGAACAAGCAGAGGCTGAATACATTGATGAGCCAATGGTTATTCATGGAAATATTATTACAGCTAACGGCCCAGCAGTTGCTTTTGATTTTGGTAAAAAAATAATTGAGAATTTAAAATAA
- the tsf gene encoding elongation factor Ts (EF-Ts; functions during elongation stage of protein translation; forms a dimer; associates with EF-Tu-GDP complex and promotes exchange of GDP to GTP resulting in regeneration of the active form of EF-Tu) — MDLKDIKKLRIKSGVGIVECQKALIKSKGDFDKAFELLRKQGEKIIANRQAKSTNNGIIEAYIHLNGKIGVLIELACETDFVAKNKEFKDLAHDLAMQVAALSPQWINKEDVPEQVIKKEKEIYLEEIDKSKSKPIQAKIIDSKLESFYKESCLMGQAFIKNSQISINDLMQDKISKLGENIKVKKFTRFAI; from the coding sequence ATGGATTTAAAAGATATAAAAAAATTACGAATTAAAAGCGGAGTTGGTATAGTGGAGTGTCAAAAAGCATTAATAAAATCCAAGGGTGACTTTGATAAAGCTTTTGAATTGCTTCGCAAGCAAGGAGAAAAAATTATTGCTAATAGACAGGCAAAATCTACTAATAATGGAATTATTGAGGCCTATATTCATTTAAATGGGAAAATAGGAGTGTTAATTGAATTGGCCTGTGAAACAGATTTCGTAGCTAAAAACAAAGAATTCAAAGATTTGGCTCATGATTTGGCAATGCAAGTAGCTGCTCTTAGTCCTCAATGGATTAATAAAGAAGATGTTCCAGAACAAGTAATTAAAAAAGAAAAAGAAATATACCTAGAAGAGATTGACAAAAGTAAATCAAAGCCAATTCAGGCTAAAATAATAGATAGTAAATTAGAGAGCTTTTATAAAGAGTCTTGTTTAATGGGGCAGGCATTTATTAAAAATAGTCAGATTAGTATTAATGATTTAATGCAAGACAAAATATCAAAACTTGGAGAGAATATTAAAGTCAAAAAATTTACAAGATTCGCAATCTAA